A region from the Populus trichocarpa isolate Nisqually-1 chromosome 18, P.trichocarpa_v4.1, whole genome shotgun sequence genome encodes:
- the LOC18107470 gene encoding carotenoid 9,10(9',10')-cleavage dioxygenase 1, which translates to MAAFSCVSLQVNGSVLKPFASESFDRLKTSLSSTFKPFFNELHQLQMKIDVSQSMKNTSRKMLDAFVDSAFQFVDQPLLPSQSNLAPVEEIGEAVNVNSIEGEIPVDFPEGVYIRNGSNPLFGGLKSTVSSFGKTSQIWVEGEGMLHALYFRKNASGNWIVSYKNKFVESESFKIEKERNMPVFLPNLEGDSLAILASNLINALRLGTIAKHYQNVNIFLHSGKLYATGDNYLPQEVGISTLESLDYWDVNGAWDRPFTSHPKKAPGSGELVMLGFDGMKPYCVVGVISADGEKLLHKADLKFNRSVLNHDIGVTQNYNVIIDHPLIVDITRVIKGGQLMKYEEKETARIGVMPRYGSAESVKWFEVEPNCTFHIVNCFEDSNEVVVRGCKAVTSIIPGPDWGQDKFEWFSKGFKSDDADGLTENGYLLHRVHEWRLNVVTGEVKEKYLTGADCSMDFPFINEDVTGLKHKYGYTQVIDSLASSISGICKYGSVAKLHFNEEMSAFSKEGSNEQPVKAEYHKFPENTFCTGSTFVPKQGGVEEDDGLIITFVHNEERNVSQVYIIDAKKFESDPIAILTLPQRVPYGHHGVFVSMPNQA; encoded by the exons ATGGCAGCATTCTCTTGTGTTTCTTTGCAAGTAAATGGATCAGTTCTTAAGCCTTTTGCCTCTGAGAGCTTTGATCGACTCAAAACCTCACTATCCTCAACGTTTAAG CCTTTCTTCAACGAGCTGCATCAACTGCAAATGAAGATTGACGTTTCCCaaagcatgaaaaacacttCCAGGAAAATGTTGGATGCATTTGTCGATTCTGCATTCCAATTCGTTGACCAACCATTGCTCCCTTCTCAG agCAACTTGGCACCTGTTGAAGAAATTGGAGAAGCTGTTAACGttaattcaatcgaaggagagATTCCAGTAGATTTCCCAGAGGGTGTGTACATAAGAAATG GTTCAAATCCTCTATTTGGTGGTCTAAAATCAACAGTATCAAGTTTTGGAAAAACAAGCCAAATTTGGGTAGAAGGAGAAGGGATGCTTCATGCACTTTATTTCAGAAAGAATGCTAGTGGGAATTGGATTGTCTCCTACAAGAACAAATTTGTTGAGTCTGAATCCTtcaaaatagagaaagaaaggaacatGCCAGTTTTCCTACCAAACTTGGAAGGAGATTCTTTAGCTATCTTAGCATCAAACCTTATCAATGCG TTGAGACTTGGCACAATTGCTAAACACTATCAAAATGTCaacatttttcttcattctgGGAAGCTTTATGCAACTGGTGACAATTACCTACCTCAAGAGGTTGGCATATCTACCTTAGAAAGTCTTGATTATTGGGATGTTAATGGAGCATGGGATCGGCCGTTCACTAGCCATCCAAAG AAAGCTCCTGGTTCAGGGGAACTGGTTATGTTAGGTTTCGATGGGATGAAACCTTACTGTGTAGTTGGAGTTATATCTG CTGATGGAGAGAAGTTATTGCATAAAGCTGATCTCAAGTTCAATAGAAGTGTCCTCAACCATGACATAGGGGTTACACAAAA CTACAACGTGATCATTGATCATCCTCTGATAGTTGACATAACAAGAGTCATCAAGGGTGGACA ATTGATGAAGTATGAGGAGAAAGAGACTGCGAGGATTGGAGTGATGCCTCGTTACGGGAGTGCAGAGTCAGTCAAGTGGTTTGAAGTAGAACCAAACTGCACATTTCATATTGTCAATTGTTTTGAGGACAGTAATGAG GTTGTTGTGCGGGGATGTAAGGCTGTTACATCCATCATACCGGGTCCAGATTGGGGTCAGGACAAGTTCGAGTGGTTCTCGAAAGGATTTAAGTCAGATGATGCTGATGGTTTAACAGAAAATGGATATCTCTTGCACCGCGTACATGAATGGAGACTAAACGTGGTAACTGGGGAGGTTAAGGAGAAATATCTAACAGGTGCTGACTGCTCCATGGATTTTCCTTTCATCAATGAAGATGTCACTGGTTTAAAACACAAGTATGGGTACACACAAGTCATCGATTCCTTGGCAAGCTCTATTTCTG GAATCTGTAAATATGGATCTGTAGCCAAATTACACTTTAATGAAGAAATGTCAGCCTTCTCAAAG GAGGGAAGCAATGAACAACCGGTAAAGGCAGAGTATCATAAGTTTCCAGAGAACACATTCTGCACAGGAAGCACCTTTGTGCCTAAACAGGGAGgcgttgaagaagatgatggtttGATTATTACTTTTGTACACAATGAAGAACGTAATGTGTCTCAA GTTTATATAATAGATGCAAAGAAGTTTGAAAGTGATCCAATTGCAATATTAACTCTGCCCCAGAGAGTGCCTTATGGTCATCATGGAGTCTTTGTTTCCATGCCAAATCAAGCTTAG